The window AGAGAAAAAAGATTTAGTAACTGGAAAGGATATAAAAGAAGGGGATGTTCTTGTAGGAATATCATCTAGTGGAGTTCATTCAAACGGTTTTTCTTTAGTTAGAAAAATAATAAAAGATGCAAATTTAGATTTAAAAAAAATATATGAGGGATTTGAAAACTCTTTAGGGGAAGAGTTACTAACACCAACAAAAATATATGTAAAAACAGTAAAAGAAGTTTTAAAAAATATAGATATAAAAGGAATGTGCCATGTTACAGGTGGCGGATTCTATGAGAATATACCTAGAATTATACCTGAGGGAATGGGAGTAGAAATCGATTCTAAAAATATAAATGAGCTTCAAGTATTTAGATTTTTAGAAGAAAAAGGAAATATTCCTAAAAAAGAGATGTTTAATGTATTCAACATGGGAGTTGGATTTATATTTGTTGTATCTAAAGAAAATTTAGATAAATTAGTTGAAAAATTAGAAGAGTTACAAGAAAAGCCAATGATATTAGGGGAAGTTAATAGAAAAGTAGGAGTAGAAATAAAATGGTAAAAATTGCTGTTTTTGCTTCTGGAAATGGTGGGAATTTTCAGAGAATAGTTGAAGCTCAAAAGTCAGGAGAGGGAAAAGGATACGAAGTTAAAGTTCTAATTGTTGATAAAGAGAGTGCATATGCTATAGAAAGAGCAAAGTCGTTGGGGATACCATACTATTTTATTAATCCAAAAGATTATAATACAAAAATGGAATTTGAAGAGAAGATTATAGATATATTAAAAAAATATAAGATAGAATACATAGTTTTGGCGGGATATATGAGAATAATATCACCAATATTATTGGAGGAATATTTTAATAAAATAATAAATATCCATCCAGCTTATTTACCTGAATTTCCAGGAAAAGATGGTATTGGAGATGCATACAAAGCTAGAGCAAGTAAAACAGGAGTGACTATTCATTATGTGGATAGTGGAGTTGATACAGGGGAGATAATATATCAAGAAAGATTAAAAATAGACTCTCAATGGGGATTAGAGGATCTTAAAAATAAAATACATGAAATAGAACATAGAATTTATCCTATGATTTTAACAAAGTTATTTAAAAAGGGAGAATAATATAGATGAAACGTGCGTTAATAAGTGTATCTGATAAAACAGGAATAGTAGAATTAAGTAAAGAGTTAGTAGAGTTAGGATATGAAATAATTTCTACAGGTGGGACAAAGAAAACATTAGATGAAGCTGGGATAAAGACATTAAGTATATCGGATATTACAAGTTTTCCAGAAATTATGGATGGAAGAGTAAAAACATTACATCCAAATGTTCATGGAGCATTATTGTGTGTTAGAGATAATAAAAATCATTTAAAAGCTTTAGAAGATAATAAAATAGATTTAATAGATATGGTAGTTGTAAATTTGTATCCATTTAAAGAAACGTTAGCTAGAAAAAATGTAACTCATGAAGAGTTAATTGAAAATATAGATATAGGTGGGCCAAGTATGCTAAGATCAGCGGCTAAAAATTACAAATCAGTTACAGTAATAGTTGATCCAAAGGATTATAAGACAGTAGTTTGTGAGTTAAAAGAAGATGGTGATACCTTATTAGAAACGAGAGAGAGATTAGCGGCAAAAGTATTTAGACATACGTCATCATATGATACTTTAATTGCAGAGTATTTAACAAATAAAGTAGAAGAAAAATTCCCAGAAACAATAACTGTAACTTACGAAAAAGTACAAGATTTAAGATATGGAGAGAATCCACATCAAAAAGCTGGATTTTATAAAAAAAGTTTTGTAGGATATTCAATAGGGAACGCAAGACAATTACATGGAAAAGAGTTATCATACAATAATATTCAAGATGCTAATGCAGCGTTAGAGATATTAAAAGAGTTTGATAAACCTACTGTGGTCGCAGTAAAACATATGAATCCTTGTGGAGTAGGTAGTGGAAAAAATATCAAAGAAGCTTGGAATAAAGCTTATGAAGCAGATAAAATATCAATTTTTGGTGGAATTGTTGCTGTAAATTCATGTATAACTATTGAAGTAGCGGAGCAACTTTCTCAACTATTCTTAGAAATTGTAATAGCTCCAAGCTATGAAGAAAAAGCTTTAGAAATTTTAACAAAAAAGAAAAATATAAGAGTGCTGGAGTTAGATACGAAAAATGATATCTTAAATAAAATGAAAATAACTTCTGTTATGGATGGAGCATTAGTTCAAGAGTTTGATGAAATGAAAGTATTGAAAAATGAACTTATATATGTTACCGAGAAAAAACCAACAGATGATGAAATAGAGGAGCTATTATTTAATTGGAATGTGGTTAAGCATGTAAAATCAAATGCTATTGTTATAGGAAAAGAAAATCAAACGATAGGTATAGGAGCAGGACAGATGAATAGAGTCGGAGCAGCTAAAATAGCTTTAGAACAAGGAGGAGAAAAATGTAAAGGAGCAATCTTAGCTTCTGATGCATTTTTTCCAATGGATGACACAGTTGAGTTAGCTGCAAGATATGGAATAAAAGCAATTATTCAACCAGGAGGATCAATAAAAGATTCACTTTCAATAGAAGCATGTAATAAATATGGAATAGCTATGGTGTTTACAGGGGTTAGGCATTTTAAACATTAATTTGGAGGAGTTTATGAAAGTTCTTATAGTAGGAAAAGGTGGAAGAGAACATGCAATTGCATGGAAAGTAAAAGAGAGTGATATGGTTAAAGAAGTATTTATAGCTCCTGGAAATATTGGGATGGAAAACTTAGGTACATTACTTGATATTTCAGAAGAAAAAATTGAAGAGTTAGCAGATTTTGCAGAAAAAAATAAAGTAGACTTAACAATTGTTGGACCAGAAAATGTTCTTGCCTTAGGAATTGTAAATGAATTTGAAAAAAGAGGATTGAAAATTTTTGGACCTACAAAAGAAGCTGCAAAAATTGAATCCAGTAAAGAGTTTGCTAAAGAACTTATGAAAAAATATGATGTACCCACTGGAGATTATGAAACGTTTATCGATCTAGAACAAGCAATAAAATATGTGGAAGAAAAAGGTGCTCCAATAGTTATAAAAGAAGATGGATTAAAGGCTGGAAAAGGGGTTACAGTTGCATTTTCAGAAAAGGAAGCTTTAGATGCTCTAAAAATAGCTTTTAGTATTCCTAATAATAAAGTTGTAATAGAAGAATATTTAGATGGGTTTGAATTTTCAATTATAGCTTTAACGAATGGAGAGATAGTAATTCCTTTAGAAATTGCTCAAGATCATAAAAGAGCATATGATGATGATAAAGGTCCAAATACTGGTGGTATGGGAGTTTATTCACCAGTTGATAGAATTAATTCGGATGTAATAAATGAAACTTTGGAAAAAATACTAAAACCAATGGCAAAAGGAATGGTTAAAGATGGAATCCCATTTAAAGGATTTCTTTTTGGTGGAATAATGCTAACGAAAGATGGAGTAAAGACAATAGAATTCAATGCTAGATTTGGAGACCCTGAGGCAGAAGGAATTTTGCCAAGATTAGAATCTGATTTTGTGAAAGCAATATTAGATTTGATGAATAATAAAAGTGTTGAATTACAATGGGATAAAAGATATACAGTGGCTGTAGTTATGGCTTCTGAAAACTACCCTAAATCTTCAACAATAGGTTGTGAAATACATATACCTGAAAATTTAAATTCAACAATATTTCATATGGGAACTAGAGAAGTAGATGGAAAGGTTGAGACAAATGGAGGAAGAGTTCTATCTGTAGTAGCTTATGGTAATACGTTAGAAGAGGCTAAAAAAAATGCATATTTAGATGTAAAAAAAATAAAATGCAAAAAATTATTTTTTAGAAATGACATAGGCTCAAAAATGTGCTATAATAACGAAAATAAATAAAAAAAGACCTGCACAATACTAAAAAAAAGTGCAGGTCTTTATTTAAAAATTGGAAAATTGAAATTGGAGGCAGTAGGAAATGATGAATGGAAAAATAATAAAAGAAGCAATAACTTTTGATGATGTGCTATTAGTTCCAGCAAGGTCAGAGGTATTACCGCATGAGGTAAGTTTAAAAACTAAACTTACAAAGGATATCGAATTAAATGTTCCAGTTTTAAGTGCAGCAATGGATACTGTGACAGAAGGAGATCTGGCTATAGCTTTAGCAAGACAAGGTGGAATAGGGTTTATTCATAAGAATATGAGCATAGAAGACCAAGCTGCAGAAGTTGATAGAGTAAAAAGAAACGAAAGTGGAATGATAAAAAACCCAGTAACTTTAACAAAAGACTCAACAGTATGGCATGCAGAAGAGATAATGAGAAGATATAAAATATCAGGATTACCTGTAATTGAAGAAGATGGGTCTTTAATTGGAATTATAACAAATAGAGATTTAAAATATAGAAAAGATATGGATCAATTAGTAAGTGATATAATGACTAAAGAAAATTTAGTAACAGCTCCTGTGGGAACTACATTAGATCAAGCAAAAGATATTTTACTAGAAAATAGGATAGAAAAATTACCGATAGTTGATGAAAATGGGAAATTAAAAGGGTTAATAACAATAAAAGATATAGATAATTTAGTTGAGTATCCATTTGCATGTAAAGATTCTCAAGGAAGATTAAGAGTTGGAGGAGCTGTAGGTGTTGGAGCAGATACTTTAGAGAGAGTAAAAGCTTTAGTAGAAGCAGGAGTAGATATAATAACAGTAGATTCAGCACATGGACATTCAAAAGGTGTTATGCAAAAAATAAAGGAGATTAGAGAAAATTTCCCAAAATTAAATATAATAGGTGGAAATATTGTAACAGCTGAAGCAGCTCTAGATTTAATAGAAGCAGGAGTGAATGCAGTTAAGGTAGGAGTAGGACCGGGATCTATTTGTACAACAAGAGTTGTAGCAGGAGTAGGAGTACCGCAGTTATCAGCAGTTAATGATGTATATGAAGTTTGTAAAACAAGAGGAATAGGAGTTATTGCAGATGGAGGAATAAAGCTATCTGGAGATATGGTAAAAGCTTTAGCAGCAGGAGCAGATTGTGTTATGCTAGGAGGGCTTTTAGCTGGAACGACAGAAGCTCCAGGTGAAGAGATTATATACGAAGGAAGAAGATATAAAGTGTATGTAGGAATGGGTTCGATGGCAGCGATGAAAAGAGGATCTAAAGATAGATATTTCCAAAACGATGCTAAAAAACTTGTGCCAGAAGGAATTGAAGGAAGAGTTTCTTATAAAGGAAGCTTGAAAGATGTTGTATTCCAATTATGTGGAGGAGTAAGAGCTGGAATGGGGTATTGTGGAACACCTACAATAGAAGATTTGAAAGTTCATGGAAAATTTGTAAAAATAACAGGAGCAGGCTTAAAAGAAAGTCATCCACACGATATTATTATAACTAAGGAAGCACCAAACTATTCTAAATAGATATAAAATGTTGACTTTAGAAGCGTGATTGATTATAATTAAAGAGAAATTTTTATATTATAAGGCAAAGTAGGGGAAACCCTATGACGCAAAGCTATAGGGTCTTTAAAATGGCAGCCAGCTGCAGTAGTCTTTGTGGACTATTGCAGTTTTTTTTTGCAAAAAATTAGAGGGAGGAACGATGAAAAAAGTAATATTTTTAATTTTGATAGTTGTAAATTATATAACTTTTTCCCAAAGTGATATAAGTATAACAATACCATCAAATACGACAGATATGTATTTGTATAAAAATTTAGAAGAAGGTGAATATCAGGGAGTTTATGTTGATCTTTTTTCAAATATATTAAATAACAAGGAAATAGATATAAAATTAGATGAAGAAAATAGTGACGTTGTATTAAGAACAATTGAGACTCAGAAAGGTCAAGAGGAATATGAATATATAGATACCCCTATGATATATAGAGTAGGAGTTGTTGTTAATAAAAATTCAATGTTTTCAAATTTGAGAAACATAAAAAAATTAAAAGTAGCATATATTCCAAACCAGCATGGATTAAAAGAGTTTCAAGAAAGATATAAGAATTTAGAATTAGAAAAAATAGAAGTTAAAAATATCGATGAAGGATTGGAAAAACTTGAAAGTGGAGAAGTAGAAGCATTTATAACTCAAGATTGGTATGATAAAAACTCAGGTGAAATAAATTATAAATTGTTAGAAAATATTAGATATAATGAACAGATTGCGATAAAAAAAGGGTTACAAGATATACAGGAAAAAATTCAAAACACTTTAAATAATTTAGAGGGAGAAAAAATACAAGAAATTTTATCTAAAAATAGAGTAGAATTTTATAGATATTTATTAAAGGATACTCCAAGTTATGAGACAGTTAGAGAAAAGTATAAAAATATAAAAGTGAAATTGGGAAAAGATAAATTTATGTTACCCTTTTATTATGAGCAAAAAAATAAGTATCAAGGCTTAACTATAAATATTTCACGTGAATTGGAAGAAATTATAGGTATTCCATTTAATTTTGTAAAGGATGGAGAGTATGATATAGAAGGGATATCTATAGAAGATAGTAAAAATAACAAAAATATAAATTATACTAAGCCGTATTATGAGATGAAATTATCTGTAGCTAATAGAAAGTCTGATGGTTTTATACAAAATATTTCAGACTTAGATAAAACTAGAGTATTAGTTTTAAAAGATGATTATAGCTACGTTTATTTAAAAGATGTATTAAAAAACAGTGAAATAATAGAAGTTGAAAGTTATGAAGAAGGATTAGAAAAGTTATTAAATCAAAAAGGGGATTATCTAGTTGGGTATTTTAATATACTTACAGGAGTAATTAGTAATAATTTTTTAGATGATAAAATAAAGGTTGCAGGAATACTAGATGATTCTTTTGGAGTTAGTTTTGGAATTTCTAAAGAGAAAAGAGAGCTTTCAAATTTAATAGAAACAATATTAGAAAGCTTTACAGTGGATAAAACTATAATAGATAATAATTTGTTAAAAAATTCTATAGTGACACAAAATTATAAATTAATTGTAAAAATATCGATACCAGTTATTGCTTTTATTATAATTTTGATAATTCT of the Cetobacterium sp. NK01 genome contains:
- the purM gene encoding phosphoribosylformylglycinamidine cyclo-ligase, producing MKVSNKYMEAGVSLEAGYESVRRIKSHVERTKVKGAMNSLGAFGGMFDLSELGMKEPVLVSGTDGVGTKLMLAFEMDKHDTIGQDVVAMCVNDVLVQGAMPLYFLDYIAVGKNYPEQIEAIVKGVADGCVKSECALIGGETAEMPGMYSEGHYDIAGFTVGAVEKKDLVTGKDIKEGDVLVGISSSGVHSNGFSLVRKIIKDANLDLKKIYEGFENSLGEELLTPTKIYVKTVKEVLKNIDIKGMCHVTGGGFYENIPRIIPEGMGVEIDSKNINELQVFRFLEEKGNIPKKEMFNVFNMGVGFIFVVSKENLDKLVEKLEELQEKPMILGEVNRKVGVEIKW
- the purN gene encoding phosphoribosylglycinamide formyltransferase, with the translated sequence MVKIAVFASGNGGNFQRIVEAQKSGEGKGYEVKVLIVDKESAYAIERAKSLGIPYYFINPKDYNTKMEFEEKIIDILKKYKIEYIVLAGYMRIISPILLEEYFNKIINIHPAYLPEFPGKDGIGDAYKARASKTGVTIHYVDSGVDTGEIIYQERLKIDSQWGLEDLKNKIHEIEHRIYPMILTKLFKKGE
- the purH gene encoding bifunctional phosphoribosylaminoimidazolecarboxamide formyltransferase/IMP cyclohydrolase, translating into MKRALISVSDKTGIVELSKELVELGYEIISTGGTKKTLDEAGIKTLSISDITSFPEIMDGRVKTLHPNVHGALLCVRDNKNHLKALEDNKIDLIDMVVVNLYPFKETLARKNVTHEELIENIDIGGPSMLRSAAKNYKSVTVIVDPKDYKTVVCELKEDGDTLLETRERLAAKVFRHTSSYDTLIAEYLTNKVEEKFPETITVTYEKVQDLRYGENPHQKAGFYKKSFVGYSIGNARQLHGKELSYNNIQDANAALEILKEFDKPTVVAVKHMNPCGVGSGKNIKEAWNKAYEADKISIFGGIVAVNSCITIEVAEQLSQLFLEIVIAPSYEEKALEILTKKKNIRVLELDTKNDILNKMKITSVMDGALVQEFDEMKVLKNELIYVTEKKPTDDEIEELLFNWNVVKHVKSNAIVIGKENQTIGIGAGQMNRVGAAKIALEQGGEKCKGAILASDAFFPMDDTVELAARYGIKAIIQPGGSIKDSLSIEACNKYGIAMVFTGVRHFKH
- the purD gene encoding phosphoribosylamine--glycine ligase encodes the protein MKVLIVGKGGREHAIAWKVKESDMVKEVFIAPGNIGMENLGTLLDISEEKIEELADFAEKNKVDLTIVGPENVLALGIVNEFEKRGLKIFGPTKEAAKIESSKEFAKELMKKYDVPTGDYETFIDLEQAIKYVEEKGAPIVIKEDGLKAGKGVTVAFSEKEALDALKIAFSIPNNKVVIEEYLDGFEFSIIALTNGEIVIPLEIAQDHKRAYDDDKGPNTGGMGVYSPVDRINSDVINETLEKILKPMAKGMVKDGIPFKGFLFGGIMLTKDGVKTIEFNARFGDPEAEGILPRLESDFVKAILDLMNNKSVELQWDKRYTVAVVMASENYPKSSTIGCEIHIPENLNSTIFHMGTREVDGKVETNGGRVLSVVAYGNTLEEAKKNAYLDVKKIKCKKLFFRNDIGSKMCYNNENK
- the guaB gene encoding IMP dehydrogenase, whose amino-acid sequence is MMNGKIIKEAITFDDVLLVPARSEVLPHEVSLKTKLTKDIELNVPVLSAAMDTVTEGDLAIALARQGGIGFIHKNMSIEDQAAEVDRVKRNESGMIKNPVTLTKDSTVWHAEEIMRRYKISGLPVIEEDGSLIGIITNRDLKYRKDMDQLVSDIMTKENLVTAPVGTTLDQAKDILLENRIEKLPIVDENGKLKGLITIKDIDNLVEYPFACKDSQGRLRVGGAVGVGADTLERVKALVEAGVDIITVDSAHGHSKGVMQKIKEIRENFPKLNIIGGNIVTAEAALDLIEAGVNAVKVGVGPGSICTTRVVAGVGVPQLSAVNDVYEVCKTRGIGVIADGGIKLSGDMVKALAAGADCVMLGGLLAGTTEAPGEEIIYEGRRYKVYVGMGSMAAMKRGSKDRYFQNDAKKLVPEGIEGRVSYKGSLKDVVFQLCGGVRAGMGYCGTPTIEDLKVHGKFVKITGAGLKESHPHDIIITKEAPNYSK
- a CDS encoding HD domain-containing phosphohydrolase gives rise to the protein MKKVIFLILIVVNYITFSQSDISITIPSNTTDMYLYKNLEEGEYQGVYVDLFSNILNNKEIDIKLDEENSDVVLRTIETQKGQEEYEYIDTPMIYRVGVVVNKNSMFSNLRNIKKLKVAYIPNQHGLKEFQERYKNLELEKIEVKNIDEGLEKLESGEVEAFITQDWYDKNSGEINYKLLENIRYNEQIAIKKGLQDIQEKIQNTLNNLEGEKIQEILSKNRVEFYRYLLKDTPSYETVREKYKNIKVKLGKDKFMLPFYYEQKNKYQGLTINISRELEEIIGIPFNFVKDGEYDIEGISIEDSKNNKNINYTKPYYEMKLSVANRKSDGFIQNISDLDKTRVLVLKDDYSYVYLKDVLKNSEIIEVESYEEGLEKLLNQKGDYLVGYFNILTGVISNNFLDDKIKVAGILDDSFGVSFGISKEKRELSNLIETILESFTVDKTIIDNNLLKNSIVTQNYKLIVKISIPVIAFIIILIILIIKSEKNRKKAEELSFSLIEVLEMANQLNDEDTGDHVKRLGMYSTLLSEKANLSNDTKEDIKRFSSLHDIGKVAIPSEILKKPSKLTEEEFKKVKEHVNIGYDLVKKLKLGSVAENIVRYHHEKWDGTGYPSGLEKDDIPLEARIVAIVDVYDALRQKKFHRDALTHEDALKVIKAEKGKSFDPELVDIFVNNDKEFEKIYEENKESLDLATEFYSAIKNNK